In the Streptomyces fradiae ATCC 10745 = DSM 40063 genome, CGGGCACGGGCATCGTCGTCGGCGGCTGCGTCGTCGCCCCTCGCGCGAGCGAGCTGATCCACCCCATCTCGATCGCGGTCGACAACAATCTGACGGTCGAGCAGATCGCCAACGCGTTCACCGTGTACCCGTCGCTGTCCGGCTCGATCGCCGAGGTGGCGCGGCAGCTGCACACCCGGAAGACCACAGCGGAGTCCTGACCGCGGAGTCCTGGCCGCGGGGCCTGATCGCGGGGCCTGACCGAGGGGGTGTGGCCGGCTGCCGACCGGGCCGCCGGGGGACAACTCCCGGCAACACCGGGCACGTGGGGGTGCCGACCGGTCAGGGATCGCTCACAGACGGGGCCGCCTATAGCACTTGGCGACCCCGTCTGTTCGCACATTCTCCGAATCGGCCCATACGGCTGCAAAGCGCCGGTCGCTGGGGTTACTGTCAGTTTCGTGTTCGCTGCAGAACGTCGTCAGTTGATCCTTGAAATGGTGCGCGCCAACGGGGCGGTATCGCTCCGTGAGCTCGCCCGCGTCGTCCAGACCTCCGAAGTGACCGTACGGCGTGACGTGCGGGCGCTGGAGGCCGAAGGACTCCTCGACCGCCGGCACGGCGGTGCGGTGCTGCCGGGCGGTTTCACCCGCGAGTCCGGCTACCCGCAGAAATCCCATCTCGCCACCGCGGAGAAGACCGCCATCGCGGACGTCGCCGCCGGGCTCGTCCAGGAGGGCGAGGCCATCGTCGTCGGCGCGGGTACGACGACGCAGGAGCTGGCCCGCCGCCTCGCGCGCGTCCCCGGGCTCACCGTGGTGACCAACTCCCTGCTGGTCGCCCAGGCCCTGGCGCACGCCAACCGCGTCGAGGTCGTCATGACCGGCGGCACGCTGCGCGGCTCCAACTACGCGCTCGTCGGCAGCGGCGCCGAGCAGTCCCTGCACGGGCTGCGCGTGTCGCGGGCGTTCCTGTCCGGCGCCGGACTCACCGCCGAGCGCGGCCTGTCCACGTCCAACATGCTCTCCGCGAGCGTCGACCGGGCGCTGGTGCAGGCGGCGGCCGAGGTCGTGGTCCTCGCCGACCACACCAAGCTCGGTACGGACACGATGTTCCAGACCGTTCCCACCGACCTGATCACCCGCCTGGTGACCGACGACCCGCCCCCGCACGACGACCGGGCCGCCATGGAGCTGCAGGCCCTCGCCGACCAGGGCGTGCAGATCACCGTCGCGGGCGGCGGACCGGGGGCGGCCGGCGCGGACACCCCCCGGCCGGCCCGCCACCAGCGGCGGGACGTCCCGCTCCCCGGCCAGCGCGGCGCCCGCCCTCCGGGCCCCCAGCTCCGCAGCGCCCCCCTGCCCCCGGACACCGCGGAGCGCCAGGCCCGCGTGGCCGACCTCCGGCGCCGCTGAACCCGCGGGGCGGGGCCGGGCGGGCCCGCGGGGCGGATGGCGGGCGGGTGCGGGGCCGGGGCTCCCGGGGTGGGCCGTACGCGGCCCGCGCGTGGCCCGCGCCGCCCCTACGCGGCCCGTACGCGCCCCTGAGAACTCCCCACGGAATGATCTTCGAGGTGGTCAGAGCACTCCGGAACCGACATTCCGGGGGCGTGGGGTGGCGCGGCCAAACGGGGGTCCAAGGCCGGACGAAGCCCCGTTGACCGGGGCAGGGTCGGCAGCAGCCACCACCTGATCACCGACGCCACCGGCATCCCGCTCGCCGCCACCCCGACCGGCGGCAACCGCAACGACGTCACCCGGCTGATCCCGCTGCTCCAGGCCGTGCCGCCGGCGCGGGGCAAGCGTGGCCGCCCCCGGCAGCGCCCGGACGTGGTGCTGGCTGACCGCGGCCACGACCACCACGGATACCGCCGCATGGTCTGGGACCTCGGTGTGAAGCCGTTGATCGCCCGCCGTGGCACCGAGCACGGTTGCGGGCATGGAACCCAACGGTGGCTCGCGGAGCGCGCGTTCGCCCACACTGGCTCCGCCGCCTGCGCATCCGCGGGAGGTCGTCCGATCACCGCGGACG is a window encoding:
- a CDS encoding DeoR/GlpR family DNA-binding transcription regulator, with the translated sequence MVRANGAVSLRELARVVQTSEVTVRRDVRALEAEGLLDRRHGGAVLPGGFTRESGYPQKSHLATAEKTAIADVAAGLVQEGEAIVVGAGTTTQELARRLARVPGLTVVTNSLLVAQALAHANRVEVVMTGGTLRGSNYALVGSGAEQSLHGLRVSRAFLSGAGLTAERGLSTSNMLSASVDRALVQAAAEVVVLADHTKLGTDTMFQTVPTDLITRLVTDDPPPHDDRAAMELQALADQGVQITVAGGGPGAAGADTPRPARHQRRDVPLPGQRGARPPGPQLRSAPLPPDTAERQARVADLRRR